A stretch of Pygocentrus nattereri isolate fPygNat1 chromosome 8, fPygNat1.pri, whole genome shotgun sequence DNA encodes these proteins:
- the ltc4s gene encoding leukotriene C4 synthase produces the protein MLDQVVCVAAVTVLGVLEQAYFSLQVIYARRKYSVPPPATTGPPEFERVFRAQANCSEYFPLFVVTLWVAGLFFSQAVSVLLGLLYLHGRYRYFHGYAKSAQGRLAPLYFSAKVQWVLIAVGGVGVLCYMSRLYVGFDPLTSLCNVLGLNQLD, from the exons ATGCTTGATCAGGTGGTGTGTGTTGCTGCAGTCACGGtgctgggggtgctggagcaaG CGTACTTCTCCCTGCAGGTGATCTACGCTCGGCGGAAGTATTCGGTCCCCCCGCCAGCCACTACAGGACCCCCTGAGTTTGAAAGGGTCTTCAGAGCACA AGCAAACTGTTCGGAGTACTTCCCTCTGTTTGTGGTCACACTCTGGGTGGCTGGACTCTTCTTCAGTCAAG ctgtgtCTGTGCTTCTCGGGCTGCTGTACCTTCATGGACGGTATCGCTACTTCCATGGATATGCCAAGTCTGCACAGGGAAG gttggCTCCTCTCTATTTCAGTGCTAAGGTGCAGTGGGTGCTGATAGCAGTGGGAGGGGTGGGTGTGCTGTGCTATATGAGTCGTCTGTACGTCGGGTTCGACCCGCTCACTTCTCTCTGTAACGTCCTGGGACTAAACCAGCTCGACTGA
- the maml1 gene encoding mastermind-like protein 1 isoform X1, protein MADFVVPRHSAVMERLRRRIELFRRHHNSCENRYESTAVERMELERQQTFALHQRCLQTKAKRSNKHRQQGPAAAASEQAGQRAPGTVGTNSELPEGGGAPGEQSRNSTLIALQETVKRKLENAGSPQGRDQVNGYSDGYPPSKKSCLEDALGGLNGASNGTVLPLSPLDTKHGVLNGTHATGSTEQNGVGLTDGCGVRGTESDIRLKEMKQEPMEDILPTGGGNGNIILPDLNLNEQEWTELMEEFNRSVPYEEIQELFNDGFEDRKDPDLSSGGAPPNLLPPDHATTVKAEFSPAPASSSAYEQDSRTASPHVPPSSSGPMLHTGSPVTAPSAASSPALPGPQHSQQQQQQPGQPSRPLQNHLLPGPSKDLSPAQQLQQLAAREQQRAQLMQSQHQSQKQQQQKQQQQQQQQQQQQAPKFHQQPNHTSTWPQNTPNQSPLGGPFGLEKPTSPSLYPPDFQNSKSLLMPGQQPNKGSPKAGAPGGYMQPGAHPMLGHPAAPSGTLSHPPSAGGQAMLDYRNTKPLSHFEASAPGPPRGPAASQTQNKAALLNLIRQQQQQQQMKQRPTSMPFRPHLPLTQQEPGTFPSGPHVPGPGNGMATQPGGSGMATNHGNVPYLSGLQKQQMQMISQQKYLLGQQRQILAEQEKQRQQEQQLQRHLTRPPPQYQDQQNPSAQQNPFQQQQQVSQFPGSSQPMGNVNSLGGTAPSAQRLFTQAQGMMGMGQGGGPTPGAPPTASQADMSLPSCAGGLDVQQVLYGNMPMHPSHPNQQRLPVSAMSAAYRQTALAQQHAHLKSQPNAALLKQQQQQLARLPNSMPNTLANNMNSAMSSSMPSSIPGAMAPQAQSWQQQQQPHPALQQGMAGQPNPSNSGMPSGFPTSGFHMQPRMPKLPNSAPFTQAGMGNSAASRAMTGMNPGQMMPNIAQQRTNSAGMGQQLPPPNQQQQQPQQGQQAPSQSQQVLPDLGAFGQPQGTQVPNRTAGMPCNQAYQVNQSAGQQLQFGYSSQPGGSLPSFPGENDLVDWKNQSTQEWMDDLDALLANQ, encoded by the exons ATGGCGGATTTCGTGGTGCCGCGCCACAGCGCGGTGATGGAGCGGCTCCGGCGGCGCATCGAGCTCTTCAGGCGGCACCACAACAGCTGCGAGAACCGCTACGAGAGCACAGCAGTGGAGCGCATGGAGCTGGAGAGACAGCAGACTTTCGCGTTGCACCAACGTTGCCTGCAGACCAAGGCCAAGCGCTCCAACAAACACCGGCAGCAGGGGCCAGCGGCTGCGGCCAGCGAGCAGGCGGGGCAGAGGGCACCTGGCACGGTGGGGACGAACTCCGAGTTGCCGGAGGGCGGCGGGGCGCCTGGAGAGCAGAGCAGGAACAGCACTCTGATTGCG TTGCAGGAAACTGTGAAGAGGAAGCTGGAGAATGCAGGCTCTCCACAGGGTCGTGACCAGGTGAATGGTTACAGTGATGGCTATCCCCCTTCCAAGAAGTCTTGTTTGGAAGATGCTTTGGGTGGTCTCAACGGGGCTTCGAATGGCACTGTgcttcccctctctcccttggATACCAAGCATGGCGTGCTGAATGGCACACATGCAACAGGCAGCACGGAGCAGAACGGTGTGGGGCTGACGGATGGATGTGGGGTGCGGGGCACTGAATCAGACATCCGCCTGAAGGAGATGAAGCAGGAACCCATGGAAGACATCCTGCCCACAGGAGGAGGCAATGGCAACATCATCCTCCCTGACCTGAACCTGAATGAGCAGGAGTGGACTGAGCTCATGGAGGAGTTCAACCGCTCTGTTCCCTACGAGGAGATCCAGGAGCTCTTTAATGACGGCTTTGAGGACCGGAAGGACCCTGACCTGTCGTCTGGTGGAGCGCCTCCCAACCTCCTGCCTCCAGACCATGCCACTACAGTCAAAGCAGAGTTTTCTCCAGCCCCGGCTTCGTCTTCCGCTTACGAGCAGGACTCTCGCACTGCCTCCCCGCATGTTCCACCTTCCTCATCTGGGCCTATGCTGCACACTGGCTCTCCAGTCACAGCTCCCTCAGCTGCCTCTTCTCCGGCGCTGCCTGGGCCCCAGCAttcacaacagcagcagcagcagccgggCCAACCATCCAGACCTCTCCAGAACCACCTGCTTCCTGGGCCATCCAAGGACCTGTCGCCAGCTCAGCAGCTACAGCAGCTAGCTGCGAGGGAGCAGCAGAGGGCGCAGCTAATGCAGAGCCAGCAccaatcacaaaaacaacagcagcaaaaacagcagcagcagcagcagcagcagcaacaacagcaagCACCCAAATTTCACCAGCAGCCCAATCACACCTCCACCTGGCCTCAAAACACTCCCAACCAGAGTCCTCTAGGAGGCCCTTTTGGCCTGGAAAAGCCCACCAGCCCCTCCCTTTATCCCCCAGACTTTCAGAACAGCAAGTCTCTGCTTATGCCTGGCCAGCAGCCCAACAAAGGCTCGCCCAAAGCGGGCGCCCCGGGCGGGTACATGCAGCCCGGTGCACACCCAATGCTGGGTCACCCGGCAGCACCTTCAGGCACCCTCAGCCACCCGCCTAGTGCAGGGGGTCAGGCCATGTTGGACTATAGAAACACAAAGCCTCTGAGCCATTTCGAAGCCAGTGCCCCTGGGCCACCCAGAGGCCCTGCAGCCTCGCAGACACAGAACAAAGCAGCTCTCCTCAACCTCATccggcagcagcagcaacagcagcaaatgAAGCAAAGGCCGACTAGCATGCCCTTCAGGCCGCATCTACCACTGACGCAG CAGGAGCCAGGTACTTTCCCTTCAGGTCCCCATGTCCCGGGTCCTGGCAACGGCATGGCAACGCAGCCAGGTGGCAGCGGCATGGCGACTAACCACGGTAACGTGCCCTATCTGAGTGGCCTGCAGAAACAGCAGATGCAGATGATTTCACAGCAAAAATACCTCCTGGGACAGCAGAGGCAGATATTGGCGGAGCAG GAGAAGCAGCGGCAGCAGGAGCAGCAACTGCAGAGGCACCTGACCCGTCCGCCACCTCAGTACCAGGACCAACAGAACCCCTCTGCCCAGCAGAACCCattccagcagcagcaacaggTCTCACAGTTTCCAG GTTCATCTCAGCCTATGGGCAATGTGAACTCCCTCGGTGGCACCGCCCCCAGTGCTCAGCGTCTCTTCACACAGGCACAAGGTATGATGGGGATGGGTCAGGGCGGAGGCCCCACTCCTGGTGCCCCTCCTACTGCCAGTCAAGCGGACATGAGCCTGCCATCCTGCGCAGGTGGACTTGATGTGCAGCAGGTTCTGTATGGCAACATGCCCATGCACCCATCCCACCCTAACCAGCAGAGACTGCCCGTGTCAGCCATGTCTGCGGCCTACAGACAGACTGCTCTGGCCCAGCAGCATGCCCATCTGAAGAGTCAGCCCAATGCTGCCTTGCtgaaacagcaacagcagcagttaGCTCGCCTGCCCAACAGTATGCCCAACACACTAGCGAACAACATGAACTCAGCCATGTCCAGCTCCATGCCCAGCAGTATCCCAGGTGCGATGGCACCACAAGCCCAGTCctggcagcagcagcaacagcctcATCCTGCTCTACAGCAGGGCATGGCAGGTCAGCCGAATCCCAGCAACAGTGGCATGCCTTCTGGCTTCCCCACCTCTGGATTCCACATGCAACCACGGATGCCTAAGCTGCCCAACAGTGCTCCATTCACACAGGCCGGTATGGGGAACAGTGCGGCCAGCAGGGCCATGACGGGCATGAACCCTGGGCAGATGATGCCCAACATAGCCCAACAAAGGACCAACAGTGCTGGCATGGGGCAGCAACTGCCTCCTCccaaccagcagcagcagcagccacaaCAAGGACAGCAAGCGCCATCTCAGTCGCAGCAAGTGCTTCCTGACTTGGGGGCTTTCGGGCAGCCGCAGGGCACTCAGGTGCCCAACCGCACTGCAGGCATGCCGTGCAACCAGGCCTACCAAGTCAACCAGTCAGCCGGTCAGCAGCTGCAATTTGGCTATAGCTCCCAGCCGGGAGGCAGTTTACCAAGCTTCCCTGGGGAGAACGACCTCGTAGACTGGAAGAACCAATCAACCCAGGAGTGGATGGACGATCTGGATGCGCTGTTGGCTAATCAGTGA
- the maml1 gene encoding mastermind-like protein 1 isoform X2, protein MADFVVPRHSAVMERLRRRIELFRRHHNSCENRYESTAVERMELERQQTFALHQRCLQTKAKRSNKHRQQGPAAAASEQAGQRAPGTVGTNSELPEGGGAPGEQSRNSTLIALQETVKRKLENAGSPQGRDQVNGYSDGYPPSKKSCLEDALGGLNGASNGTVLPLSPLDTKHGVLNGTHATGSTEQNGVGLTDGCGVRGTESDIRLKEMKQEPMEDILPTGGGNGNIILPDLNLNEQEWTELMEEFNRSVPYEEIQELFNDGFEDRKDPDLSSGGAPPNLLPPDHATTVKAEFSPAPASSSAYEQDSRTASPHVPPSSSGPMLHTGSPVTAPSAASSPALPGPQHSQQQQQQPGQPSRPLQNHLLPGPSKDLSPAQQLQQLAAREQQRAQLMQSQHQSQKQQQQKQQQQQQQQQQQQAPKFHQQPNHTSTWPQNTPNQSPLGGPFGLEKPTSPSLYPPDFQNSKSLLMPGQQPNKGSPKAGAPGGYMQPGAHPMLGHPAAPSGTLSHPPSAGGQAMLDYRNTKPLSHFEASAPGPPRGPAASQTQNKAALLNLIRQQQQQQQMKQRPTSMPFRPHLPLTQEPGTFPSGPHVPGPGNGMATQPGGSGMATNHGNVPYLSGLQKQQMQMISQQKYLLGQQRQILAEQEKQRQQEQQLQRHLTRPPPQYQDQQNPSAQQNPFQQQQQVSQFPGSSQPMGNVNSLGGTAPSAQRLFTQAQGMMGMGQGGGPTPGAPPTASQADMSLPSCAGGLDVQQVLYGNMPMHPSHPNQQRLPVSAMSAAYRQTALAQQHAHLKSQPNAALLKQQQQQLARLPNSMPNTLANNMNSAMSSSMPSSIPGAMAPQAQSWQQQQQPHPALQQGMAGQPNPSNSGMPSGFPTSGFHMQPRMPKLPNSAPFTQAGMGNSAASRAMTGMNPGQMMPNIAQQRTNSAGMGQQLPPPNQQQQQPQQGQQAPSQSQQVLPDLGAFGQPQGTQVPNRTAGMPCNQAYQVNQSAGQQLQFGYSSQPGGSLPSFPGENDLVDWKNQSTQEWMDDLDALLANQ, encoded by the exons ATGGCGGATTTCGTGGTGCCGCGCCACAGCGCGGTGATGGAGCGGCTCCGGCGGCGCATCGAGCTCTTCAGGCGGCACCACAACAGCTGCGAGAACCGCTACGAGAGCACAGCAGTGGAGCGCATGGAGCTGGAGAGACAGCAGACTTTCGCGTTGCACCAACGTTGCCTGCAGACCAAGGCCAAGCGCTCCAACAAACACCGGCAGCAGGGGCCAGCGGCTGCGGCCAGCGAGCAGGCGGGGCAGAGGGCACCTGGCACGGTGGGGACGAACTCCGAGTTGCCGGAGGGCGGCGGGGCGCCTGGAGAGCAGAGCAGGAACAGCACTCTGATTGCG TTGCAGGAAACTGTGAAGAGGAAGCTGGAGAATGCAGGCTCTCCACAGGGTCGTGACCAGGTGAATGGTTACAGTGATGGCTATCCCCCTTCCAAGAAGTCTTGTTTGGAAGATGCTTTGGGTGGTCTCAACGGGGCTTCGAATGGCACTGTgcttcccctctctcccttggATACCAAGCATGGCGTGCTGAATGGCACACATGCAACAGGCAGCACGGAGCAGAACGGTGTGGGGCTGACGGATGGATGTGGGGTGCGGGGCACTGAATCAGACATCCGCCTGAAGGAGATGAAGCAGGAACCCATGGAAGACATCCTGCCCACAGGAGGAGGCAATGGCAACATCATCCTCCCTGACCTGAACCTGAATGAGCAGGAGTGGACTGAGCTCATGGAGGAGTTCAACCGCTCTGTTCCCTACGAGGAGATCCAGGAGCTCTTTAATGACGGCTTTGAGGACCGGAAGGACCCTGACCTGTCGTCTGGTGGAGCGCCTCCCAACCTCCTGCCTCCAGACCATGCCACTACAGTCAAAGCAGAGTTTTCTCCAGCCCCGGCTTCGTCTTCCGCTTACGAGCAGGACTCTCGCACTGCCTCCCCGCATGTTCCACCTTCCTCATCTGGGCCTATGCTGCACACTGGCTCTCCAGTCACAGCTCCCTCAGCTGCCTCTTCTCCGGCGCTGCCTGGGCCCCAGCAttcacaacagcagcagcagcagccgggCCAACCATCCAGACCTCTCCAGAACCACCTGCTTCCTGGGCCATCCAAGGACCTGTCGCCAGCTCAGCAGCTACAGCAGCTAGCTGCGAGGGAGCAGCAGAGGGCGCAGCTAATGCAGAGCCAGCAccaatcacaaaaacaacagcagcaaaaacagcagcagcagcagcagcagcagcaacaacagcaagCACCCAAATTTCACCAGCAGCCCAATCACACCTCCACCTGGCCTCAAAACACTCCCAACCAGAGTCCTCTAGGAGGCCCTTTTGGCCTGGAAAAGCCCACCAGCCCCTCCCTTTATCCCCCAGACTTTCAGAACAGCAAGTCTCTGCTTATGCCTGGCCAGCAGCCCAACAAAGGCTCGCCCAAAGCGGGCGCCCCGGGCGGGTACATGCAGCCCGGTGCACACCCAATGCTGGGTCACCCGGCAGCACCTTCAGGCACCCTCAGCCACCCGCCTAGTGCAGGGGGTCAGGCCATGTTGGACTATAGAAACACAAAGCCTCTGAGCCATTTCGAAGCCAGTGCCCCTGGGCCACCCAGAGGCCCTGCAGCCTCGCAGACACAGAACAAAGCAGCTCTCCTCAACCTCATccggcagcagcagcaacagcagcaaatgAAGCAAAGGCCGACTAGCATGCCCTTCAGGCCGCATCTACCACTGACGCAG GAGCCAGGTACTTTCCCTTCAGGTCCCCATGTCCCGGGTCCTGGCAACGGCATGGCAACGCAGCCAGGTGGCAGCGGCATGGCGACTAACCACGGTAACGTGCCCTATCTGAGTGGCCTGCAGAAACAGCAGATGCAGATGATTTCACAGCAAAAATACCTCCTGGGACAGCAGAGGCAGATATTGGCGGAGCAG GAGAAGCAGCGGCAGCAGGAGCAGCAACTGCAGAGGCACCTGACCCGTCCGCCACCTCAGTACCAGGACCAACAGAACCCCTCTGCCCAGCAGAACCCattccagcagcagcaacaggTCTCACAGTTTCCAG GTTCATCTCAGCCTATGGGCAATGTGAACTCCCTCGGTGGCACCGCCCCCAGTGCTCAGCGTCTCTTCACACAGGCACAAGGTATGATGGGGATGGGTCAGGGCGGAGGCCCCACTCCTGGTGCCCCTCCTACTGCCAGTCAAGCGGACATGAGCCTGCCATCCTGCGCAGGTGGACTTGATGTGCAGCAGGTTCTGTATGGCAACATGCCCATGCACCCATCCCACCCTAACCAGCAGAGACTGCCCGTGTCAGCCATGTCTGCGGCCTACAGACAGACTGCTCTGGCCCAGCAGCATGCCCATCTGAAGAGTCAGCCCAATGCTGCCTTGCtgaaacagcaacagcagcagttaGCTCGCCTGCCCAACAGTATGCCCAACACACTAGCGAACAACATGAACTCAGCCATGTCCAGCTCCATGCCCAGCAGTATCCCAGGTGCGATGGCACCACAAGCCCAGTCctggcagcagcagcaacagcctcATCCTGCTCTACAGCAGGGCATGGCAGGTCAGCCGAATCCCAGCAACAGTGGCATGCCTTCTGGCTTCCCCACCTCTGGATTCCACATGCAACCACGGATGCCTAAGCTGCCCAACAGTGCTCCATTCACACAGGCCGGTATGGGGAACAGTGCGGCCAGCAGGGCCATGACGGGCATGAACCCTGGGCAGATGATGCCCAACATAGCCCAACAAAGGACCAACAGTGCTGGCATGGGGCAGCAACTGCCTCCTCccaaccagcagcagcagcagccacaaCAAGGACAGCAAGCGCCATCTCAGTCGCAGCAAGTGCTTCCTGACTTGGGGGCTTTCGGGCAGCCGCAGGGCACTCAGGTGCCCAACCGCACTGCAGGCATGCCGTGCAACCAGGCCTACCAAGTCAACCAGTCAGCCGGTCAGCAGCTGCAATTTGGCTATAGCTCCCAGCCGGGAGGCAGTTTACCAAGCTTCCCTGGGGAGAACGACCTCGTAGACTGGAAGAACCAATCAACCCAGGAGTGGATGGACGATCTGGATGCGCTGTTGGCTAATCAGTGA